One segment of Carya illinoinensis cultivar Pawnee chromosome 13, C.illinoinensisPawnee_v1, whole genome shotgun sequence DNA contains the following:
- the LOC122292312 gene encoding probably inactive leucine-rich repeat receptor-like protein kinase At5g48380, with translation MKMVLNCRPLTVLIGVSLWLLLSCSLSYGTATDILCLQSIKKSLEDPYNYLSSSWIFGNNTEGSICKFTGVDCWHPDENRVLNIRLSDMGLKGQFPRGIVNCSSLTGLDLSSNKLFGNIPQDMAKILEFVTSLDLSSNDLSGEIPANLANCTYLNVLKLDHNRFTGQIPAEFSLLSRMKQFSVANNLLTGPVPQFKNATTSASNYANNLGLCGVPLDPCQAASKKSHTALIVAAAVGGVTVSALGVSIGIFFFMRRVSVKKKEDDPEGNKWAKVLKGAKGIKVSMFEKSVSKMKFNDLMKATSNFTKDNIIGLGRTGTMYKAVLDDGTSLMVKRLQESQHSEKEFMSEMATLGSVKHQNLVPLLGFCLAKKERLLVYKHMLNGTLHDQLHLVDDGGKLMQWPLRLKIGIGAARGLAWLHHNCIPRILHRNISSKCILLDVDFEPKISDFGLARLMNPIDTHLSTFVNGEFGDLGYVAPEYARTLVATPKGDVYSFGTVLLELVTGERPTHVAKAPENFKGNLVEWITQLSSDSQLHDAIDKSLVGTGVDGETFQFLKVARNCVASNPKERPSMFEVYQLLRAIGERYNFTIEDEMLMPSDIGDADCMDELIVAREVN, from the exons ATGAAAATGGTTCTGAATTGCCGACCTCTTACTGTCCTTATCGGTGTTTCTCTCTGGCTGCTGCTTAGTTGTAGTTTGAGCTACGGAACCGCGACTGATATTCTTTGTTTACAAAGTATAAAGAAATCACTTGAAGATCCTTATAATTACTTGAGCTCTTCATGGATTTTTGGCAACAATACTGAAGGCTCCATCTGTAAATTTACGGGGGTCGATTGTTGGCACCCCGATGAGAACAGGGTTTTGAATATCCGGCTTTCAGATATGGGGCTCAAGGGACAGTTTCCTCGTGGCATTGTGAATTGCTCTAGCTTAACAGGCTTAGATCTTTCTAGCAACAAACTATTTGGAAATATTCCACAAGATATGGCCAAAATTCTAGAGTTTGTGACATCTCTTGATCTCTCGTCTAACGATCTCTCAGGGGAGATCCCAGCGAACCTCGCGAACTGTACTTATTTGAATGTCCTTAAACTCGACCATAACAGGTTCACTGGTCAGATTCCTGCAGAATTTAGTCTGCTTTCTCGGATGAAACAATTTAGTGTGGCGAACAATCTTTTGACAGGGCCAGTCCCCCAATTTAAGAATGCTACAACTTCAGCATCCAATTATGCAAATAATCTAGGACTATGTGGGGTTCCTTTGGATCCTTGCCAGGCAGCTTCGAAGAAGTCTCACACTGCACTTATTGTGGCAGCAGCAGTTGGTGGGGTGACTGTTTCAGCCTTGGGTGTGAGTATCGGTATCTTCTTCTTTATGCGTAGGGTGTCcgtgaagaagaaggaagatgaCCCTGAAGGAAACAAATGGGCAAAGGTTTTAAAGGGAGCAAAAGGCATCAAG GTATCCATGTTTGAAAAGTCTGTTTCAAAAATGAAATTCAATGATCTCATGAAGGCTACTAGCAACTTCaccaaagacaatatcattggGTTGGGAAGAACAGGAACCATGTACAAAGCAGTCCTTGATGATGGCACTTCACTTATGGTCAAGAGGTTGCAGGAATCTCAACACTCTGAGAAAGAATTTATGTCCGAAATGGCTACTCTTGGGAGCGTAAAACACCAAAACTTGGTTCCTCTTCTAGGTTTCTGCCTGGCTAAGAAAGAGAGGCTTTTGGTTTATAAGCACATGCTTAATGGTACCCTTCATGATCAGCTTCATCTTGTGGATGATGGTGGCAAGCTTATGCAGTGGCCTTTGAGGCTAAAAATTGGGATAGGGGCAGCCAGAGGACTAGCATGGCTCCATCATAACTGCATTCCCCGTATTCTCCACCGAAACATAAGTTCCAAATGCATATTACTCGATGTGGATTTTGAGCCAAAAATATCTGATTTTGGCCTTGCTAGGCTCATGAATCCGATTGATACACATTTGAGTACTTTTGTGAATGGGGAATTTGGAGATTTGGGTTATGTCGCTCCTGAGTATGCACGAACGCTGGTGGCCACTCCAAAGGGTGATGTTTACAGCTTTGGAACTGTACTTCTTGAGTTGGTAACTGGTGAGAGACCAACACATGTTGCGAAAGCACCTGAGAACTTTAAAGGAAATTTGGTAGAATGGATTACACAGCTGTCGAGCGACTCTCAACTTCATGATGCCATCGATAAGTCCTTGGTTGGGACAGGCGTGGATGGTGAGACTTTTCAGTTTCTCAAGGTTGCACGTAATTGTGTAGCATCAAATCCCAAGGAGAGGCCTTCTATGTTTGAAGTGTACCAGCTTTTAAGAGCTATTGGCGAGCGATACAATTTCAcaattgaagatgagatgctAATGCCTTCCGACATTGGTGATGCTGATTGCATGGACGAACTTATTGTTGCTCGTGAAGTAAATTAA